The proteins below are encoded in one region of Pseudomonas helmanticensis:
- a CDS encoding efflux RND transporter periplasmic adaptor subunit yields MRIQKNKALLATLLIVLAGAGLWYALKPAPTKLATPTAIPVRVIAVSAKDVPRYTSGIGSVLSLHSVVVRPQIDGILTKILVKEGQLVKAGDLLATIDDRSIRASLDQARAQLGESQAQLQVALVNLKRYKLLTVDDGISKQTYDQQQALVNQLKATAQGNQASIDAAQVQLSYTQIRSPVTGRVGIRTVDEGNFLRMTDTAGLFTVTQIDPIAVEFSLPQQMLPTLQGLISDPQRAQVKAYIGADTDGETGNLLGEGHLTLIDNQINANTGTIRAKAEFDNASQKLWPGLLVTVKIQTALDKDALVVPPTVVQRGLDQHFVYRVNGDKVEAVQVQMVYQGSGEDIIKGVQAGDVLVTDGQSRLKPGSTVQVMTEPAQVVQAEPKP; encoded by the coding sequence ATGCGAATCCAAAAGAACAAAGCCCTGCTCGCTACCCTATTGATCGTTCTCGCAGGCGCAGGTCTGTGGTACGCCCTGAAACCCGCCCCGACCAAACTCGCCACCCCCACCGCCATCCCCGTGCGAGTCATCGCAGTCAGCGCAAAAGACGTCCCCCGCTACACCAGCGGCATCGGCTCCGTACTCTCATTACACAGCGTGGTTGTGCGCCCGCAGATCGACGGCATCCTCACCAAAATCCTCGTCAAAGAAGGCCAACTGGTCAAAGCAGGCGACCTGCTGGCCACCATCGACGACCGCTCCATCCGCGCCAGTCTCGACCAGGCCCGCGCCCAACTGGGCGAAAGCCAGGCACAACTGCAAGTCGCCCTGGTCAACCTCAAACGCTACAAACTGCTCACCGTTGACGACGGCATCTCGAAACAGACCTACGACCAACAACAAGCCCTGGTCAACCAATTGAAGGCCACCGCCCAAGGCAATCAAGCCTCGATTGATGCGGCACAAGTACAACTTTCCTACACGCAGATCCGCTCTCCGGTCACCGGCCGCGTCGGTATTCGTACGGTCGATGAAGGCAACTTCCTGCGCATGACCGACACCGCCGGACTGTTCACCGTCACCCAGATCGACCCGATCGCCGTCGAGTTTTCCCTGCCCCAGCAAATGCTGCCGACCCTGCAAGGTCTGATCAGCGATCCGCAACGCGCCCAGGTCAAGGCCTACATCGGCGCCGACACCGATGGCGAAACCGGTAACCTGCTCGGCGAAGGTCACCTGACCCTGATCGACAACCAGATCAACGCCAACACCGGCACCATTCGCGCCAAGGCCGAATTCGACAACGCCAGCCAGAAGCTCTGGCCCGGCCTGCTGGTCACGGTAAAAATTCAGACAGCCCTCGACAAGGATGCGCTGGTCGTCCCGCCCACCGTCGTACAACGTGGCCTCGACCAACACTTCGTTTACCGGGTAAACGGCGACAAGGTCGAAGCCGTACAAGTGCAGATGGTTTACCAAGGCAGTGGCGAGGACATCATCAAAGGTGTGCAGGCCGGTGATGTACTGGTCACCGATGGCCAGTCGCGGCTCAAACCCGGTTCGACCGTGCAAGTGATGACCGAGCCGGCGCAGGTGGTGCAAGCGGAGCCGAAACCATGA
- a CDS encoding multidrug efflux RND transporter permease subunit, with amino-acid sequence MKAHKGVSTWCIDHPVATILLTIALVLVGLIAFPRLPIAPLPEAEFPTIQVSAQLPGASPDTMASSVATPLEVQFSAIPGMTQMTSSSALGSSLLTLQFTLDKSIDTAAQEVQAAINTAAGKLPKDMPTLPTWKKVNPADSPVLILSVSSTQMPGTELSDLVETLLSRQISQIDGVGQINITGQQRPAIRVQASADKLAAIGLTLADIRLAIQQTSLNLAKGALYGESSISTLSTNDQLFHPEDYSQLIVSYKDGAPVHLRDVAKVVNGSEDAYVQAWAGDQPGVNLVISRQPGANIVETVDRIQAALPGLEAMLPASVQVKTLIDRTQTIRASLHEVEITLMIAILLVVAVMALFLRQLSATLIVSAVLGVSLIASFALMYILGFSLNNLTLVAIVVAVGFVVDDAIVVVENIHRHLEAGDDMREAAIKGAGEIGFTVVSISFSLVAAFIPLLFMGGVVGRLFKEFALTATSTIMISVVVSLTLAPTLAALFMRKPVHHAHDKPGFSERLLGWYEKGLRRALAHQKLMIGVFGLSLAMAIGGYIFIPKGFFPIQDTGFVLGTTEAAADISYGDMVKKHLAMAEIVAADPAVQAFSHSVGVSGSNQTIANGRFWIALKKRGDRDVSASQFIDRIRPQLMKVPGIVLYLRAGQDINLSSGPSRAQYQYVLKSNDGATLATWTQRLTEKLRSNPAFRDISNDLQLGGSITHISIDRSAAARFGLTASDVDEALYDAFGQRQINEFQTQVNQYNVILELDTKQRGKAESLNYFYLRSPLSGEMVPLSALAKFDAPTIGPLSIAHDGMFPAANLSFNLAPGVALGDAVILLNQAKAEIGMPTAISGNFQGAAQAFQSSLASQPWLILAALVAVYIILGVLYESFVHPLTIISTLPAAGLGAVIMLWICGQDFSIMALIGLVLLIGIVKKNGILMIDFALEAQRHRGLSPQEAIFEACITRFRPIIMTTLAALLGALPLMLGYGTGAELRQPLGIAVVGGLLVSQMLTLFTTPVIYLWLERLFHRPKPAPAAALATTD; translated from the coding sequence ATGAAGGCGCACAAAGGCGTCTCCACGTGGTGCATCGATCACCCGGTCGCCACAATCCTGCTGACCATCGCGCTGGTGCTGGTCGGTTTGATTGCCTTCCCGCGCTTACCCATCGCCCCACTGCCGGAAGCGGAATTTCCTACGATTCAGGTGTCCGCGCAGTTGCCCGGTGCCAGCCCCGACACCATGGCTTCGTCCGTGGCCACGCCGCTGGAGGTGCAATTCAGTGCCATCCCCGGCATGACCCAGATGACGTCGAGCAGTGCGCTGGGCTCAAGCCTTTTGACCTTGCAATTCACCCTCGATAAAAGCATCGACACTGCCGCGCAAGAAGTCCAGGCGGCGATCAACACCGCCGCCGGCAAACTGCCCAAGGACATGCCGACGCTGCCAACGTGGAAGAAGGTCAACCCGGCCGACAGCCCGGTGCTGATCCTCAGCGTCAGCTCGACGCAAATGCCTGGCACCGAACTCAGCGACCTGGTGGAAACCCTGCTCTCGCGTCAGATCAGCCAGATCGACGGCGTAGGACAAATCAACATCACCGGTCAGCAACGTCCGGCTATCCGCGTGCAAGCCTCGGCGGACAAACTCGCGGCGATCGGCCTGACCCTCGCCGACATTCGGCTGGCGATCCAGCAGACCAGCCTCAACCTCGCCAAAGGTGCACTGTACGGCGAATCGAGCATCTCGACGCTGTCGACTAACGACCAGTTGTTCCATCCTGAGGACTACAGCCAACTCATCGTTTCCTACAAGGATGGTGCCCCGGTTCACCTGCGCGATGTCGCCAAAGTCGTCAACGGTTCGGAAGATGCCTACGTGCAAGCGTGGGCCGGCGATCAACCCGGTGTGAACCTGGTGATCTCGCGCCAGCCCGGCGCCAACATCGTCGAAACCGTCGACCGCATTCAAGCCGCCCTCCCCGGCCTCGAAGCAATGTTGCCGGCCTCGGTGCAAGTGAAAACCCTGATCGACCGCACACAAACCATTCGCGCTTCGCTGCATGAAGTCGAAATCACCCTGATGATCGCGATTCTGCTGGTGGTCGCGGTCATGGCGCTGTTCCTGCGCCAGCTGTCGGCGACCCTGATTGTCTCGGCGGTGCTCGGCGTGTCGTTGATCGCCAGTTTCGCCCTGATGTACATCCTCGGTTTCAGCCTGAACAACCTGACGCTGGTGGCGATCGTTGTCGCGGTCGGCTTCGTGGTCGACGATGCGATTGTGGTGGTGGAAAACATCCACCGCCATCTGGAAGCCGGCGACGATATGCGCGAGGCCGCGATCAAAGGCGCGGGCGAGATCGGTTTCACCGTGGTCTCGATCAGCTTCTCGCTGGTGGCAGCGTTCATTCCGCTGCTATTCATGGGCGGCGTGGTCGGGCGACTGTTCAAGGAGTTCGCCCTGACCGCGACCTCGACCATCATGATTTCCGTGGTAGTTTCGCTGACTCTCGCGCCGACGCTGGCGGCGCTGTTCATGCGCAAACCGGTGCACCACGCCCACGACAAACCGGGTTTCAGCGAACGCCTGCTCGGCTGGTACGAAAAAGGCCTGCGCCGCGCCCTCGCCCATCAGAAATTGATGATCGGCGTATTCGGTTTATCGCTGGCAATGGCCATCGGCGGTTACATCTTTATCCCGAAAGGTTTCTTCCCGATTCAGGACACCGGTTTCGTCCTCGGCACCACCGAGGCCGCTGCGGATATTTCCTACGGCGACATGGTAAAAAAACACTTGGCGATGGCCGAAATCGTCGCAGCCGATCCGGCGGTGCAGGCGTTTTCCCACTCGGTCGGCGTGTCCGGCAGTAACCAGACCATCGCCAACGGCCGTTTCTGGATTGCCCTGAAAAAACGCGGCGACCGTGATGTCAGCGCCAGTCAGTTCATCGACCGCATCCGTCCGCAATTGATGAAAGTCCCCGGCATCGTCCTTTATCTACGCGCCGGGCAAGACATCAACCTCAGCTCCGGGCCGAGCCGTGCGCAGTACCAATACGTACTGAAGAGCAACGACGGCGCGACTCTCGCTACCTGGACGCAACGCCTCACGGAAAAACTGCGCAGCAACCCGGCGTTCCGCGACATTTCCAACGACTTGCAACTGGGCGGCAGCATCACCCACATCAGCATCGATCGCAGCGCCGCCGCACGTTTCGGCCTGACCGCGAGCGATGTCGACGAGGCGTTGTACGATGCGTTTGGCCAACGGCAGATCAATGAATTCCAGACCCAGGTCAACCAGTACAACGTGATTCTGGAGCTGGACACCAAGCAGCGCGGCAAAGCCGAAAGCCTCAACTACTTCTACCTGCGCTCGCCGCTGAGTGGCGAGATGGTGCCGCTGTCAGCACTGGCCAAATTCGACGCACCGACCATTGGCCCGTTGTCGATTGCCCACGACGGCATGTTCCCGGCGGCCAACCTGTCGTTCAACCTCGCACCCGGCGTGGCGTTGGGTGATGCGGTGATTTTGCTCAATCAGGCCAAGGCCGAGATCGGCATGCCCACCGCCATCAGTGGCAATTTCCAGGGCGCGGCGCAGGCGTTCCAGAGTTCGCTGGCCAGTCAGCCATGGCTGATTCTTGCGGCGCTGGTGGCGGTGTACATCATTCTCGGTGTGCTTTATGAAAGCTTCGTGCACCCGCTGACGATCATCTCGACGCTGCCGGCGGCAGGCTTGGGTGCGGTGATCATGCTGTGGATCTGCGGCCAGGATTTCTCAATCATGGCGTTGATCGGCCTGGTGTTGCTGATCGGTATCGTCAAGAAGAACGGCATCCTGATGATCGACTTCGCCCTGGAGGCGCAGCGTCATCGAGGCCTGTCGCCGCAGGAGGCGATTTTCGAGGCGTGCATCACGCGGTTCCGGCCAATCATCATGACCACCCTCGCCGCCCTGCTCGGCGCACTGCCGCTGATGCTCGGCTACGGCACCGGCGCCGAACTGCGCCAGCCGCTGGGGATCGCGGTGGTCGGCGGTTTGCTGGTCAGCCAGATGCTGACGTTGTTTACCACTCCGGTCATATACTTGTGGCTTGAGCGGCTGTTCCACAGGCCCAAACCAGCGCCCGCAGCGGCGTTGGCGACCACAGACTGA
- a CDS encoding heavy metal response regulator transcription factor produces MRVLIIEDEEKTADYLHRGLTEQGYTVDLARDGVEGLHLALESDYAVIVLDVMLPGLDGFGVLRALRARKQTPVIMLTARERVEDRIKGLRDGADDYLGKPFSFLELVARLQALTRRSGGHEPVQVSIADLWIDLISRKATRAGTRLDLTAKEFSLLSVLARRQGEILSKTAIAEMVWDINFDSDANVVEVAIKRLRAKLDGPFDEKLLHTIRGMGYVLESRGVQ; encoded by the coding sequence ATGCGCGTTCTGATTATCGAAGACGAGGAAAAAACTGCGGACTATCTGCACCGCGGTCTGACGGAACAGGGTTACACCGTGGATCTGGCCCGCGACGGCGTCGAGGGTCTGCATCTGGCGCTGGAAAGCGACTACGCGGTGATCGTCCTCGACGTCATGTTGCCGGGCCTCGATGGCTTCGGCGTGCTGCGCGCATTGCGTGCGCGCAAGCAGACCCCGGTGATCATGCTCACCGCCCGCGAGCGCGTTGAAGACCGCATCAAAGGCCTGCGCGACGGTGCCGACGACTACCTCGGAAAACCGTTTTCCTTCCTCGAACTGGTCGCACGTTTGCAAGCCCTGACCCGGCGCAGTGGCGGCCATGAACCGGTGCAGGTGAGCATCGCCGATCTGTGGATAGATTTGATCAGCCGCAAGGCCACCCGCGCCGGCACGCGGCTTGACCTGACCGCCAAAGAGTTTTCGCTGCTCAGCGTGCTGGCTCGCCGGCAAGGTGAAATCCTCTCGAAAACCGCGATTGCCGAGATGGTCTGGGACATCAATTTCGACAGTGACGCCAATGTCGTCGAAGTCGCGATCAAACGCCTGCGCGCCAAGCTCGACGGGCCGTTCGACGAAAAACTGCTGCACACCATTCGCGGCATGGGTTATGTGCTGGAGAGCCGTGGTGTCCAGTAA
- a CDS encoding heavy metal sensor histidine kinase: protein MSSNSIALRLSGMFTLVALLVFLLIGGALYQQVDKGLGLLPEAELDARYSVLESALNRFGTPEHWLKINAKLKLLGEEDKRIRFWVVSGDPGYEYGQPDAAIRAFAQGPPGMHDMQVADHAYPLKVLLTELPAKDQRPPLRFMIGIDTETFHETQHNLLIALIGLAIVGVLMASALGYWVARIGLKPLIKLSHEAQRLAPPLRAGRLRLSPLPPELEQFVDSFNSTLERVEQAYSRLESFNADVAHELRSPLTNLIGQTQVALTRGRSAEHYFEVLQSNLEELERLRSIINDMLFLASADQGNKATKLTSTSLADEVATTLEYLDFILEDAQVEVQVSGDAQVQIEVAHLRRALINLLSNAVQHTGAGQVIEVRIEVEEHQVSIGVANPGSPIASEHLPRLFERFYRVDASRSNSGNNHGLGLAIVKAIALMHGGDVFVRSDRGMNTFGIYLPV, encoded by the coding sequence GTGTCCAGTAATTCGATTGCCCTGCGCTTGAGCGGCATGTTCACGCTGGTGGCGCTGCTGGTGTTTCTGTTGATCGGCGGCGCGTTGTATCAACAGGTCGACAAAGGTTTGGGGTTGCTGCCGGAAGCCGAGCTGGATGCGCGTTACAGCGTGCTCGAATCGGCGCTCAATCGCTTCGGCACGCCGGAGCATTGGCTGAAGATCAACGCCAAGTTGAAGCTGCTCGGCGAAGAGGACAAGCGCATTCGTTTCTGGGTGGTCAGTGGCGATCCGGGTTACGAATACGGTCAGCCGGATGCGGCGATTCGTGCGTTCGCCCAAGGCCCGCCAGGCATGCACGACATGCAGGTGGCCGACCATGCTTATCCGCTGAAAGTGCTGTTGACCGAGTTGCCGGCCAAGGATCAGCGCCCGCCGCTGCGCTTCATGATCGGCATCGATACCGAGACCTTTCACGAGACCCAGCACAACTTGCTGATCGCGCTGATCGGGCTGGCGATTGTCGGTGTGTTGATGGCTTCGGCACTGGGTTATTGGGTGGCGCGGATCGGCCTCAAGCCGCTGATCAAACTGTCCCACGAAGCGCAACGACTGGCACCGCCGCTCAGGGCCGGGCGCTTGCGTTTGTCGCCGCTGCCGCCGGAGCTGGAGCAGTTTGTCGACTCGTTCAATTCGACGCTGGAGCGGGTCGAACAGGCTTACTCGCGGCTGGAATCGTTCAACGCCGACGTCGCTCATGAATTGCGTTCGCCGCTGACCAACCTCATCGGCCAGACGCAAGTGGCTCTGACCCGTGGGCGCTCTGCCGAACATTATTTCGAAGTGCTGCAATCCAATCTTGAGGAGCTGGAACGGCTGCGTTCGATCATCAATGACATGCTGTTTCTCGCCAGTGCGGATCAGGGCAACAAGGCGACCAAACTCACCTCGACTTCGCTGGCCGATGAGGTGGCGACGACGCTGGAGTATCTCGATTTCATCCTCGAAGACGCGCAGGTTGAGGTGCAGGTCAGCGGTGATGCGCAGGTGCAGATCGAGGTCGCGCATTTGCGCCGGGCGTTGATCAATTTGCTCAGCAACGCGGTGCAGCACACCGGGGCGGGTCAGGTGATCGAGGTGCGGATCGAGGTGGAAGAGCATCAAGTCAGCATCGGCGTGGCCAACCCGGGTTCGCCGATTGCCAGCGAGCATTTGCCACGCTTGTTCGAGCGCTTTTATCGGGTTGATGCGTCGCGCAGCAACAGTGGCAATAACCATGGGTTGGGGTTGGCGATCGTTAAGGCGATTGCGCTGATGCATGGCGGGGATGTGTTTGTGCGCAGTGATCGGGGGATGAATACCTTCGGGATTTATTTGCCGGTTTGA
- a CDS encoding OprD family porin, whose protein sequence is MRYPVRFTPLFIAIAATIAPAAHADEPAKEGFVEGSSLNLNARNYYMNRNRLQKADDNIEWGQGFLGIFKSGYTEGTVGFGIDAHAMLGLKLDGGGGTDGSSILPVRENGGKAPGAFSTAGGTLKMRAFDTELKAGDLFLTNPVIAGGDSRMLPQTFRGVSLTNHSFDGWLIEGGQASFTKPYNQSGHKRIGTSYGTLADGDESQHLNWAGVAWSGVEGLTSSLYASELKDIWNQYYYDLDYTWQLNDLVSLNPGLHFYHTQDTGDALIGDIDNNTYSLHFTVGVGSHSVTAAYQRVNGNTPFDYISQGDSVYLDNSQQYSDFNGPNERSWKLKYAYDFAGVGVPGLTSAVSYSRGTVDLTKVDPDSKGYANWYSAEGRNAKHWERDLDLKYVVQSGQAKDLAVRLQWATNRSGNGYGAIDTDTDEYRVIIDYPINVF, encoded by the coding sequence GTGCGTTACCCAGTCCGCTTCACCCCGCTGTTCATTGCAATTGCCGCAACGATTGCCCCCGCGGCCCACGCCGACGAACCCGCCAAAGAAGGCTTCGTCGAAGGTTCGAGCCTCAACCTCAACGCCCGTAACTACTACATGAATCGCAACCGCTTGCAGAAAGCGGACGACAACATCGAGTGGGGCCAGGGCTTTCTCGGCATCTTCAAGTCGGGTTACACCGAAGGCACGGTCGGCTTCGGTATCGATGCCCACGCCATGCTCGGGCTGAAACTCGACGGCGGTGGCGGCACGGACGGCTCAAGCATCTTGCCGGTCCGAGAGAATGGCGGCAAAGCACCGGGGGCTTTCTCAACAGCCGGTGGCACGCTGAAAATGCGCGCATTCGATACCGAATTGAAGGCCGGTGATCTGTTCCTCACCAATCCGGTGATTGCCGGCGGTGACAGTCGCATGCTGCCGCAGACTTTTCGCGGCGTCAGCCTGACCAATCACAGCTTCGACGGCTGGCTGATCGAAGGTGGCCAGGCCAGTTTCACCAAGCCGTACAACCAGAGCGGTCACAAACGTATCGGCACGTCCTACGGCACGCTGGCCGATGGCGACGAGAGCCAGCACCTGAACTGGGCCGGTGTCGCATGGAGCGGTGTCGAAGGCTTGACCAGCAGTCTTTATGCCTCCGAGCTCAAGGATATCTGGAACCAGTACTACTACGACCTCGACTACACCTGGCAGTTGAACGATCTGGTCAGCCTCAACCCGGGCCTGCACTTCTATCACACGCAAGATACCGGCGATGCGCTGATCGGCGACATCGACAACAACACCTATAGCCTGCATTTCACCGTGGGTGTCGGTAGCCACAGCGTCACCGCCGCGTATCAGCGGGTCAACGGCAATACGCCGTTCGACTACATCAGTCAGGGCGACAGCGTTTACCTCGACAACTCGCAGCAATACTCGGACTTCAACGGCCCGAACGAACGCTCGTGGAAGCTCAAGTACGCCTATGACTTTGCCGGTGTCGGCGTGCCGGGTCTGACCTCGGCGGTGTCGTACTCGCGCGGCACGGTGGACCTGACCAAGGTTGACCCGGACAGCAAGGGTTACGCCAACTGGTACAGCGCTGAAGGTCGCAACGCCAAGCATTGGGAACGCGATCTGGATCTCAAATATGTCGTGCAAAGCGGCCAGGCCAAAGATCTTGCGGTACGCCTGCAATGGGCGACCAACCGTAGCGGCAACGGCTATGGTGCGATTGATACAGACACCGATGAATACCGCGTAATCATCGACTACCCGATCAACGTCTTCTAA
- a CDS encoding sensor domain-containing diguanylate cyclase codes for MIASRTPPVAGKTGRPELLLICGSSLTVIAILCIVTFLLIREHANARESATRSATTIAQLIDADVLRTVELYDLTLQGLIAAAQRDDLQNVSPQIRHLALFDRSTTARFKGDILLLDKHGDVVADSSRVEAKPGNFADRDYFLAHAFNRDIGMFISRPFKTRCDCDEANQWRISFSRRISSDTGEFTGVAVASMKLDYFDQLFNSLDIGKGSTLNIIDNDGVLLAQKPYLQSDSIGKSFGNRPNVIRILRDKDGNGSFTSTSSMDQQQRLYTYSRVGNLPLTVMVALSSDEVFATWRRTAILISGATGVLCIGLLWLTWLLARELRLRQRAERELAQLAATDALTGVANRRMLDQSLRHEWFRAQRSGQPMSVMMIDADHFKAFNDRHGHQSGDQALRELAKVISANVRRPADLVARYGGEEFSVILAETDSHGAQQIAEHTREAVEQLPWVAGADRPMTVSIGIATWTPASEMTLEQLLFVADKALYQAKDNGRNRVVSS; via the coding sequence ATGATCGCGAGCCGTACCCCACCCGTTGCGGGCAAGACCGGACGCCCCGAACTGCTGCTGATCTGCGGCAGTTCACTGACCGTGATCGCGATTTTATGCATCGTCACTTTCCTGCTGATCCGCGAGCACGCCAACGCTCGGGAATCGGCCACCCGCAGCGCCACCACCATTGCTCAACTGATTGATGCCGACGTACTGCGCACCGTCGAACTGTACGACCTGACCCTGCAAGGCCTGATCGCCGCCGCCCAGCGCGATGACCTGCAAAACGTCTCGCCGCAGATACGCCATCTGGCGCTGTTCGACCGTTCCACCACGGCGCGCTTCAAGGGCGACATCCTCTTGCTCGACAAGCACGGAGACGTGGTCGCCGACTCTTCACGGGTCGAAGCGAAACCGGGCAATTTCGCCGACCGCGACTACTTCCTCGCCCACGCCTTCAACCGCGACATTGGCATGTTCATCAGCCGTCCGTTCAAGACCCGTTGCGATTGTGATGAAGCCAATCAATGGCGAATCAGTTTCAGCCGGCGGATTTCCTCGGACACCGGCGAATTCACCGGGGTGGCCGTGGCGTCGATGAAACTCGACTACTTCGATCAGTTGTTCAACAGCCTCGACATCGGCAAAGGCAGCACGCTGAACATCATCGATAACGACGGCGTGCTGCTGGCGCAGAAGCCTTATCTGCAAAGCGACTCCATCGGCAAGAGCTTCGGCAACCGGCCCAACGTCATACGAATCCTGCGCGACAAGGACGGCAACGGCAGTTTCACCAGTACTTCGAGCATGGATCAGCAGCAGCGCCTTTATACCTATTCACGGGTCGGCAATTTGCCGCTGACGGTGATGGTTGCGCTGTCCAGCGATGAGGTGTTCGCCACCTGGCGCCGTACAGCGATCCTGATCAGCGGCGCTACCGGCGTGTTGTGCATTGGTTTGCTGTGGCTGACCTGGCTGCTGGCTCGCGAGTTGCGTTTGCGCCAACGGGCCGAGCGCGAACTGGCGCAACTGGCCGCGACCGATGCGCTGACCGGTGTCGCCAATCGTCGGATGCTTGATCAATCGCTGCGCCACGAGTGGTTTCGCGCGCAGCGTTCGGGGCAGCCGATGTCAGTGATGATGATCGATGCCGACCACTTCAAGGCGTTCAATGACCGGCATGGGCATCAGTCCGGGGATCAGGCGCTGCGGGAGTTGGCCAAGGTCATTTCGGCGAATGTACGGCGACCGGCGGATCTGGTCGCGCGTTATGGTGGCGAAGAGTTTTCGGTGATTCTGGCCGAGACCGACAGCCATGGCGCGCAGCAGATTGCCGAGCATACTCGTGAGGCGGTTGAGCAGTTGCCGTGGGTTGCAGGGGCTGATCGACCGATGACGGTGAGTATTGGAATCGCGACGTGGACGCCGGCGAGTGAGATGACGCTGGAGCAGTTGTTGTTTGTGGCTGACAAAGCGTTGTATCAGGCCAAGGACAACGGGCGAAATCGTGTCGTCAGTTCTTAA
- the lpxC gene encoding UDP-3-O-acyl-N-acetylglucosamine deacetylase: MIKQRTLKNIIRATGVGLHSGEKVYLTLKPAPVDTGIVFCRADLDPVVQIPARAENVGETTMSTTLINGDVKVDTVEHLLSAMAGLGIDNAYVELSASEVPIMDGSAGPFVFLIQSAGLEEQDAAKKFIRILREVTVEDGDKRATFVPFEGFKVSFEIDFDHPVFRDRTQSASVDFSSTSFVKEVSRARTFGFMSDIEYLRKHNLALGGSVENAIVVDADGVLNEDGLRYEDEFVKHKILDAIGDLYLLGNSLIGEFKGFKSGHALNNQLLRKLIEQTDAWEVVTFDDASTAPISYMRPVAAV; the protein is encoded by the coding sequence ATGATTAAACAACGCACACTGAAAAATATTATCCGTGCCACAGGTGTAGGCCTGCACTCCGGTGAGAAGGTCTATCTGACCCTCAAGCCTGCGCCTGTCGACACTGGCATTGTGTTTTGTCGCGCTGACCTCGACCCTGTGGTGCAGATCCCTGCCCGCGCGGAAAACGTCGGTGAAACCACTATGTCGACGACGCTGATTAACGGCGACGTGAAAGTGGACACGGTAGAGCACTTGCTCTCGGCCATGGCTGGCCTGGGCATCGATAACGCCTACGTCGAGCTCTCCGCGTCCGAAGTCCCGATCATGGATGGCAGCGCTGGACCCTTCGTATTCCTGATTCAATCGGCAGGCCTGGAAGAACAGGACGCCGCCAAGAAATTCATCCGCATCCTGCGTGAAGTGACAGTGGAAGATGGCGACAAGCGCGCCACTTTCGTCCCTTTCGAAGGGTTCAAGGTGAGCTTCGAGATCGATTTCGATCACCCGGTATTCCGGGACCGCACCCAAAGTGCAAGCGTGGATTTTTCCAGCACTTCGTTCGTAAAAGAAGTCAGCCGCGCGCGTACCTTTGGTTTCATGAGTGATATCGAGTACCTGCGCAAGCACAACCTCGCACTCGGCGGCAGCGTTGAAAACGCAATCGTGGTCGATGCCGATGGCGTACTGAACGAAGACGGTCTTCGCTATGAAGACGAATTCGTGAAGCACAAGATCCTCGATGCAATTGGCGACCTGTACCTGCTGGGTAACAGCCTGATTGGTGAGTTCAAAGGCTTCAAGTCCGGTCATGCACTGAACAACCAGCTGTTGCGCAAGTTGATTGAGCAAACAGATGCTTGGGAAGTGGTGACGTTCGATGACGCCAGCACCGCACCAATCTCTTACATGCGCCCGGTTGCGGCGGTGTAA